One region of Danio rerio strain Tuebingen ecotype United States chromosome 5, GRCz12tu, whole genome shotgun sequence genomic DNA includes:
- the crybb3 gene encoding beta-crystallin B3 isoform X1: MKLVYLVSRIMFVLHPQDSADHKLHLFENCSFAGRKMEIVDDDIPSLWVHGFQDRVASAKAVNGTWVGYMYPGYRGRQFVFEHGDYKHWNDWGATEPQLQSVRRVRDMQWHKRGCFTVPTPDPAPKPNPNPNPNPNPNPNPNPNPNPAPNPAPAPAPPAPSATAASS, from the exons ATGAAGCTAGTTTACCTGGTTAGCCGGATAA TGTTTGTGCTCCATCCTCAGGATAGCGCAGACCACAAACTACATCTGTTTGAGAACTGCAGCTTCGCCGGGAGAAAGATGGAAATCGTGGACGATGACATTCCCAGTTTGTGGGTTCATGGCTTCCAGGATCGTGTGGCCAGTGCGAAAGCTGTCAACGGAAC ATGGGTGGGCTACATGTACCCTGGCTACCGCGGCCGGCAGTTTGTGTTTGAACATGGCGACTACAAACACTGGAACGACTGGGGAGCCACAGAACCACAGCTGCAGTCCGTCCGGCGTGTGCGGGATATGCAGTGGCACAAACGGGGCTGTTTCACCGTTCCCACCCCCGACCCAGCTCCCAAACCCAACCCAAACCCCAATCCCAATCCAAACCCCAATCCAAACCCAAACCCCAATCCCAATCCTGCACCCAATCCAGCCCCAGCTCCCGCTCCCCCTGCCCCATCCGCCACAGCTGCCAGCAGCTGA